From the Bacillus tuaregi genome, one window contains:
- a CDS encoding SAF domain-containing protein codes for MLESKRRAAIFFILAFLLALAAGFLVFQKVKDLNAELGGMTKIYVAKGDIPVRALIQENQVMTIEIPNKFVNKAHITNKNELINNVSVVPLAAGEIITKNMVKPFSNLRNENNRLVALYPSEKVQYDQVVTELDRVDIIVSTEVNGQPQTEIFMRDVPVAFSDGDKPEDFTGAALEVSLEAAAQLIHVQNYADKVRILKANVGKEEPVNPVEEQQQPAVSEQLSAPAESPNIPASPGEAAVQ; via the coding sequence ATGTTGGAGTCTAAGAGAAGAGCGGCCATATTTTTCATTCTTGCCTTCCTTTTGGCGTTAGCTGCAGGGTTTTTAGTTTTTCAAAAAGTAAAGGACCTGAATGCCGAATTAGGCGGAATGACGAAGATTTACGTAGCAAAGGGAGATATTCCCGTAAGGGCACTTATACAGGAAAATCAAGTCATGACGATAGAAATCCCTAACAAATTTGTCAATAAGGCACATATTACAAATAAAAATGAACTCATTAATAATGTTTCTGTTGTTCCGTTAGCAGCGGGAGAGATTATTACTAAGAATATGGTAAAGCCATTTTCAAATCTTCGTAATGAAAATAATCGTTTAGTTGCTTTATATCCATCAGAAAAAGTCCAATATGATCAAGTTGTAACAGAACTAGATAGAGTGGATATTATTGTATCTACCGAAGTGAACGGACAGCCGCAGACTGAAATATTCATGAGAGATGTTCCGGTTGCCTTTTCTGATGGCGATAAGCCTGAGGATTTCACAGGTGCTGCTCTTGAAGTAAGTCTTGAAGCCGCAGCTCAATTGATCCATGTACAAAACTATGCTGATAAGGTCAGAATCTTAAAGGCAAATGTCGGAAAAGAAGAACCGGTTAATCCAGTCGAAGAACAACAACAGCCAGCTGTATCTGAACAACTATCAGCTCCTGCTGAATCTCCTAATATACCTGCAAGTCCAGGGGAAGCAGCTGTTCAATAG
- a CDS encoding 3D domain-containing protein, whose amino-acid sequence MRFFKKIVAASLTSIILLSTTIMANAETSQVHSEAQIQQNAELIKQKQAEKESLLQEVNNLQGELQALEDEITSNKEEMTNIEQKVSETKQIIEQKKEEIVVLEDKVLARKGVMQERLVSLQHNDQASLVIEILINSQSLSEFVQRATAVSTILSADKSLLEQQQSDLKMIENEKANIAEQEQLLQEQYVALATNQTLLEENLQKRQDVLASAQEKYQSVVNAITLAEEENAAIQAQLSKAQTSLANDQQEALTRTNNIAKQTETTPVNNNVATNNGKEMYVTATAYSHEGSATGLTATGINIRQNPNMKLIAVDPAVIPLGSRVWVEGYGEAIAGDTGGAIKGHKIDVLMPTNAECMVWGRKTVKVIILD is encoded by the coding sequence ATGCGTTTCTTTAAAAAAATCGTTGCCGCATCATTAACAAGTATTATTTTACTTTCGACAACGATTATGGCAAATGCAGAAACAAGTCAAGTACATAGCGAGGCTCAAATACAGCAAAATGCTGAGTTAATCAAGCAAAAACAAGCTGAGAAAGAGAGCCTTTTACAAGAGGTTAATAATCTTCAAGGTGAATTACAAGCACTAGAGGATGAGATTACAAGCAATAAGGAAGAAATGACCAATATAGAACAAAAAGTTTCTGAAACAAAGCAAATCATTGAACAGAAGAAAGAAGAAATTGTTGTTTTAGAGGATAAAGTGCTAGCGAGAAAAGGGGTTATGCAGGAACGACTCGTTTCATTGCAGCATAATGACCAAGCCAGCTTAGTCATTGAGATATTAATAAACTCTCAGTCATTGTCAGAGTTTGTTCAGCGGGCGACGGCCGTTTCAACCATCTTAAGTGCAGATAAAAGTCTGCTTGAACAGCAGCAAAGTGACTTAAAAATGATAGAAAATGAGAAGGCAAATATAGCTGAACAAGAGCAGCTGTTGCAGGAACAGTATGTAGCACTTGCTACAAATCAGACTCTTTTAGAGGAAAACCTGCAAAAAAGACAGGATGTTTTAGCCTCTGCACAGGAAAAGTATCAGTCGGTTGTAAATGCTATCACACTTGCCGAAGAAGAGAACGCAGCCATTCAAGCTCAATTAAGTAAAGCTCAGACTAGCTTGGCTAACGATCAGCAGGAAGCGCTTACAAGAACAAATAATATTGCAAAGCAAACTGAAACAACTCCAGTAAATAATAATGTTGCAACAAATAACGGTAAAGAGATGTATGTAACTGCGACTGCTTATAGTCATGAAGGGTCGGCTACAGGCCTGACAGCGACCGGAATTAATATTAGACAGAACCCTAATATGAAATTAATCGCAGTTGATCCGGCTGTTATTCCATTAGGCTCACGAGTATGGGTCGAAGGCTACGGTGAGGCGATTGCCGGTGATACCGGTGGAGCAATCAAAGGGCATAAAATAGATGTACTGATGCCAACTAATGCAGAATGCATGGTATGGGGAAGAAAAACAGTAAAAGTAATCATCTTAGATTAA
- a CDS encoding pilus assembly protein, with protein sequence MTGRMLSLRKHLHSEKGAISFEFLGILPFFFMFFLLLWQVVGTGYAIFTAKTAVNDAAKTFAATNDLDDSIEAAKETLGSSSVIKYRNLVPQYAANGDFTLVLYTDHYLTFLPDKWKQKAAIDIEQEAHGKVLLLP encoded by the coding sequence ATGACGGGCAGGATGTTAAGCTTAAGAAAGCACTTGCATAGTGAAAAAGGTGCAATCAGCTTTGAATTCCTTGGGATTTTGCCTTTCTTTTTCATGTTTTTTCTCCTGCTTTGGCAGGTTGTCGGGACAGGATATGCGATTTTTACGGCCAAAACAGCTGTCAATGATGCTGCCAAAACGTTTGCCGCAACGAATGATTTAGATGATTCGATTGAAGCGGCGAAAGAGACATTAGGCAGCAGCTCAGTGATTAAATATAGAAATCTAGTCCCGCAGTATGCTGCCAATGGTGATTTCACATTAGTACTATATACGGATCACTATTTAACCTTTCTTCCGGATAAATGGAAGCAAAAGGCTGCGATAGATATCGAGCAGGAAGCACATGGCAAGGTGCTGCTTTTGCCATGA
- a CDS encoding class D sortase, which yields MKKLGNIFILIGMALLIFVVYSKVQTYMEQKKLMEEYTSLAFSQQSNEEDKLTLQSSKKGDTIGILHIPEIGLETPIVEGADLSNIKFAVGHLPSSGSMKDLGEKNHNFAIAGHRSYIYGKYFNRLDELKENNKVIIYIGNKEYTYKVVSKEIVEPTDVEVVKPVKGQSLVTLITCHPKNSDKKRLIVFGEYVSERTFDGHEITEKLKL from the coding sequence ATGAAAAAGCTAGGCAATATTTTTATCCTAATCGGAATGGCCTTATTGATATTTGTTGTTTATTCAAAGGTACAAACCTATATGGAGCAAAAAAAGCTAATGGAGGAATACACTTCTCTTGCCTTTTCCCAACAATCTAATGAGGAGGATAAGCTAACCCTTCAATCCTCTAAAAAAGGTGATACAATTGGAATTCTACATATACCTGAGATAGGTTTAGAAACACCGATTGTCGAGGGGGCGGACTTAAGTAATATTAAATTTGCCGTTGGGCACCTTCCTTCGAGCGGATCTATGAAAGATTTGGGAGAGAAAAATCATAATTTTGCTATTGCTGGTCATCGTTCCTATATTTACGGTAAATACTTTAACCGTTTAGATGAATTGAAAGAAAATAATAAGGTTATTATTTATATAGGAAATAAGGAATATACGTATAAAGTTGTCTCCAAAGAAATCGTTGAGCCAACTGATGTAGAGGTCGTAAAGCCTGTTAAGGGTCAATCACTTGTCACCCTAATTACCTGCCATCCAAAAAATTCGGATAAGAAAAGACTGATTGTATTTGGCGAATATGTTTCTGAAAGAACCTTTGACGGACATGAGATAACCGAAAAGCTAAAACTATAA
- a CDS encoding AAA family ATPase, translating to MESNLKILLVSDDEVIHNQILNSISENYSVQLIHTGDIVREVNRDIQDIVIFVQPDHDVAVESIQYIKSVSPGTLIIFIAKGSDFTQLRNITKAGASEFFVYPDEHSLFISRVPAIFQNYENNKLKKDKSFQSFTKGRGQIFSLFSGNGGSGKSSLAAAFAQTIKLETMAEVILIDFNLQFGGIETILSIESNRSIADLAPVINELNEGHIRNVAQKLDSSKLDVLISPCDAEVAETITEEFIAKLLRTCRRSFDFVIVDLPAYINHHVVTALEESDRIFYVLTPDTPSLRVLKQLEELAVRLGIELPSRTSIILNKIGKENEIQEKDIKHVMRFPIAATVRLDHKGLQPYINKGEPVRKTAKERRLIPFAKDVKKWSHSVLNKGD from the coding sequence ATGGAGTCGAATCTAAAAATCTTATTAGTCAGTGACGATGAAGTCATACACAATCAAATTTTAAATAGTATTTCAGAAAACTATTCCGTTCAGCTCATTCATACGGGTGATATTGTTCGTGAAGTCAATCGGGATATCCAGGATATTGTGATCTTTGTTCAGCCTGATCATGATGTGGCCGTTGAAAGTATTCAATACATTAAATCAGTCAGTCCTGGAACACTAATCATTTTTATCGCAAAGGGCTCCGATTTTACTCAGCTTAGAAATATAACAAAAGCAGGGGCCTCTGAGTTTTTTGTTTATCCAGATGAGCATTCCTTGTTTATCAGCAGAGTGCCTGCTATCTTTCAAAACTATGAAAATAATAAATTGAAAAAGGATAAGTCATTTCAAAGCTTTACAAAAGGTAGGGGGCAAATTTTCTCACTTTTCAGCGGAAATGGAGGCAGTGGAAAATCAAGTCTTGCGGCAGCATTTGCCCAAACAATAAAACTAGAAACTATGGCTGAAGTGATCCTAATCGATTTTAATCTTCAATTTGGCGGGATTGAAACGATTTTATCAATAGAATCCAATCGTTCGATTGCGGATTTAGCACCTGTCATTAATGAATTAAATGAAGGTCATATCAGAAATGTAGCACAGAAGCTTGATTCATCGAAACTGGATGTGCTTATCAGTCCTTGTGATGCTGAAGTAGCAGAAACCATCACAGAAGAATTTATCGCGAAGCTGTTACGAACCTGCAGAAGAAGCTTTGACTTTGTGATTGTCGACCTACCAGCTTATATCAATCACCATGTGGTGACTGCTTTAGAGGAATCAGACCGTATTTTCTATGTTCTCACACCAGATACACCTTCTCTAAGGGTGTTAAAGCAATTGGAAGAGCTTGCCGTCAGACTTGGAATAGAATTACCTTCTAGGACATCGATTATCTTGAACAAAATAGGTAAGGAAAATGAAATTCAAGAAAAGGATATAAAGCATGTCATGAGATTCCCAATTGCCGCAACGGTACGCTTGGACCATAAAGGATTACAGCCGTATATCAACAAAGGGGAACCTGTACGTAAAACAGCAAAGGAAAGAAGGCTGATTCCATTCGCAAAGGATGTGAAAAAATGGAGCCATTCTGTACTGAATAAGGGGGATTAA
- a CDS encoding Tad domain-containing protein — protein MKHLKNENGNAAIFMLWLLGIVAVIFILTVNIVKVYVVKEQANLAVEQAALAGTAVLLDKTKEAVNRFDTRPTIDPLYLADREVQRITDSGKSIEELIQQEMGKFLARGLDEGDSYIMAVNKVLPERIEGHPFLKKELKQSLGLSSSDTVYLFSPAVMSVITDNQARAERTELSLSREHWRIEVKSAVLFESISDESFMSSLLSDIPQIGYGPTLEYLEKIYN, from the coding sequence ATGAAGCATCTCAAAAACGAAAACGGGAATGCAGCTATTTTTATGCTCTGGCTTTTGGGAATTGTGGCGGTCATATTTATCCTCACAGTTAATATTGTAAAGGTCTATGTAGTTAAGGAACAGGCGAATCTCGCCGTTGAACAGGCGGCGCTTGCTGGTACTGCTGTACTGCTGGATAAAACAAAAGAAGCAGTGAATAGGTTTGATACAAGGCCGACGATAGATCCGTTATATTTGGCAGATAGAGAGGTTCAAAGAATAACAGATTCTGGTAAAAGTATAGAGGAATTAATACAACAAGAAATGGGAAAATTCCTTGCACGAGGGTTGGACGAAGGAGACTCGTATATAATGGCCGTAAATAAGGTTCTTCCTGAAAGAATCGAAGGCCATCCTTTCTTAAAAAAAGAGCTAAAGCAAAGCCTCGGACTATCGAGCTCTGATACTGTATACCTTTTCTCGCCGGCTGTAATGTCAGTTATTACGGATAATCAAGCCAGAGCAGAAAGGACAGAATTGAGTCTTTCCAGAGAGCATTGGCGTATTGAGGTAAAATCAGCCGTCCTATTTGAGTCAATTTCAGATGAAAGCTTTATGTCCTCTTTATTAAGTGATATACCACAAATCGGTTACGGACCAACACTGGAATATTTGGAAAAAATATACAATTAA
- a CDS encoding vWA domain-containing protein gives MKYLKLLLLICMFLFITACSMNEEPVNEKENEQTAEQTKQKDIEKEAKKEAEVVSIKVEPLPTTYEELAALPVGKLVDFNPDTANPETTLEAFKNLPDISSTPSQKELDYFYRELLKLVQDEFKGPEALIKQMRFQAIGSPEMGDSRYQFKENLNVEIILDASGSMAQSIDGKTKMEIAKETITKFVSQLPEGARVGLRVYGHTGSNADRDMELSCNGSDLVYSILPMEGAQFQTALDSVQPTGWTPTGLALREAKKDLELYDGQMNTNIVYLVSDGVSTCNDDPVQAAKELYGSNISPIVNVIGFDVNAEGQNELIEIADAVDGIYQKVNDESELKKEFAKISDLAETWKDWKDKNTQALEGKKIQNDLDIFVYTTEEGANATFEGSEIDLILFIFKESGKIDKDSYRYLEEVNDEYHDWINSEVEKFEAELKSLNNSSYADAIKALEEKYQQNTQ, from the coding sequence ATGAAATATTTAAAGCTATTGCTGCTAATATGTATGTTTCTGTTCATTACGGCATGCTCTATGAATGAAGAGCCTGTTAACGAGAAAGAAAATGAGCAGACAGCTGAGCAAACAAAACAGAAGGACATCGAAAAGGAAGCAAAAAAGGAGGCTGAGGTAGTTAGCATTAAAGTAGAGCCTCTTCCAACCACCTATGAGGAATTAGCTGCTCTTCCAGTAGGCAAGCTTGTGGATTTCAACCCAGATACAGCCAATCCAGAAACGACACTGGAAGCATTCAAGAATCTGCCTGATATTTCATCAACTCCTTCACAAAAGGAATTAGATTATTTTTACCGAGAATTATTAAAGCTTGTACAGGATGAGTTCAAGGGACCTGAGGCCTTGATAAAGCAAATGCGATTCCAAGCAATTGGAAGCCCTGAGATGGGGGATTCTCGATATCAATTCAAGGAAAATCTCAATGTTGAAATTATTTTAGATGCATCTGGAAGTATGGCTCAATCGATTGACGGTAAGACCAAAATGGAAATTGCAAAGGAAACAATAACCAAATTTGTCAGTCAGTTACCTGAGGGCGCGAGGGTTGGGCTTCGTGTCTATGGACATACGGGAAGCAACGCAGATAGAGATATGGAATTATCCTGTAACGGTAGTGACCTTGTCTATTCCATCCTACCGATGGAGGGGGCACAATTTCAAACCGCTCTTGATTCGGTGCAGCCAACTGGTTGGACTCCGACAGGACTGGCTCTTCGAGAAGCAAAAAAGGATTTAGAGCTATATGACGGGCAAATGAATACAAATATTGTCTATCTTGTCAGTGATGGAGTTTCGACCTGTAACGATGATCCGGTTCAGGCTGCAAAGGAGCTATATGGCTCTAATATTTCACCGATTGTGAATGTAATTGGCTTTGATGTCAATGCAGAGGGACAAAATGAGCTGATTGAGATTGCAGATGCAGTAGATGGGATCTATCAAAAGGTTAATGATGAAAGTGAATTAAAGAAGGAGTTTGCGAAAATTTCAGATCTAGCTGAAACCTGGAAAGATTGGAAGGATAAGAATACACAGGCACTTGAAGGAAAAAAAATCCAAAATGATCTTGATATATTTGTTTACACAACAGAGGAAGGGGCAAATGCCACATTTGAAGGGTCTGAGATTGATTTAATCCTATTTATTTTTAAAGAAAGTGGAAAAATCGATAAGGATTCTTACCGTTATTTAGAGGAAGTCAATGATGAGTATCATGATTGGATTAATTCAGAAGTTGAGAAGTTTGAAGCGGAATTAAAGTCTCTCAATAATAGCAGTTATGCTGATGCAATAAAAGCATTAGAGGAAAAGTATCAGCAAAATACTCAGTAA
- a CDS encoding type II secretion system F family protein has protein sequence MIILFVSTLAFFSMILSIYYLLDFRKEKREWRKELYDFYHDGKKRKSVIVLLGDRFDRTEYASPIYEKLQSANIPFTPSEYMGALFVSYMGIIIFLQNFFNIQYPINLLIAGLVLEGGRRLIFLLRKNLMKQRMIEQLPVVCRLLANATRSGMTLTQGIHLVAQEVNEPARGEFKRLAQEIALGIDFNAALKSMENRITSKEFQLFVATLVIQKKAGGNLYSVLDEMSQTLEERKILQQEIKTMTAEQRYVAYIVPVIPIFLVLMMNNVIDGFLDPLFSGLGMILLILFLAGTVLTFILVRKVTNIRV, from the coding sequence ATGATAATATTATTCGTTTCAACGTTAGCCTTCTTCTCTATGATTCTATCAATTTATTATCTATTGGATTTTCGTAAAGAAAAGCGGGAATGGCGAAAAGAACTCTATGATTTTTATCATGATGGAAAAAAACGAAAAAGCGTCATTGTGCTGCTTGGGGATCGGTTTGATCGTACAGAATATGCTTCTCCTATTTATGAAAAATTACAGTCTGCAAACATCCCATTTACACCGTCAGAGTATATGGGTGCCCTGTTTGTTTCTTATATGGGGATTATTATTTTTTTGCAAAACTTTTTTAATATCCAGTATCCAATTAATCTACTGATTGCCGGACTTGTTTTAGAGGGAGGCAGGAGGTTGATTTTCCTTTTACGAAAGAACTTGATGAAGCAACGAATGATTGAACAGCTGCCTGTAGTCTGCCGGTTGTTGGCAAATGCAACCCGATCGGGTATGACGTTGACGCAAGGCATCCACTTAGTCGCACAGGAAGTGAATGAACCGGCAAGGGGAGAATTCAAAAGGCTTGCGCAGGAGATTGCATTAGGGATTGACTTTAATGCTGCCTTAAAATCAATGGAAAATAGAATAACGAGTAAGGAATTCCAATTATTTGTAGCCACGCTGGTGATTCAAAAAAAGGCAGGTGGGAATCTCTATTCCGTGCTGGATGAAATGAGTCAAACGTTAGAAGAAAGGAAGATATTGCAGCAGGAGATTAAAACCATGACTGCTGAGCAAAGGTATGTAGCTTATATTGTACCGGTGATTCCTATTTTTCTTGTCTTAATGATGAATAACGTGATAGATGGCTTTTTAGATCCCTTATTTTCAGGATTGGGAATGATTCTTCTCATTCTGTTCCTCGCTGGGACAGTATTGACCTTTATTCTTGTTAGAAAGGTAACAAATATAAGGGTGTGA
- a CDS encoding DUF4234 domain-containing protein, whose product MESKVMERRFKQVHVAVVILLTIVTLGVYLGYWFLKERSTLKKIEKGSHIPIKLWWLFTILLGLSFIYHFIGPILLTSYGLALLSSFDMIMSFYFLGLLYYSVFRMKDILQDRYEDAVFSSWLLVLFHIWYLQFKMNRLEGSRNDGQDVKLKKALA is encoded by the coding sequence ATGGAAAGTAAGGTAATGGAACGAAGGTTTAAACAAGTACATGTAGCAGTTGTTATCCTTTTAACTATTGTAACGTTAGGGGTTTACCTTGGGTATTGGTTTTTAAAAGAACGAAGCACCTTAAAGAAAATCGAAAAAGGAAGCCACATTCCGATTAAATTATGGTGGCTATTTACGATTCTTCTTGGTCTTTCTTTTATCTATCATTTTATCGGACCAATCTTGTTAACGTCTTATGGTCTTGCTTTGTTATCTTCGTTTGACATGATTATGTCCTTCTATTTTCTTGGCTTGCTGTATTACTCTGTGTTTAGAATGAAGGACATCCTACAAGACAGGTACGAGGATGCGGTGTTTAGTTCTTGGTTATTGGTTCTTTTTCATATTTGGTACCTTCAATTTAAAATGAATCGATTGGAGGGGAGCAGGAATGACGGGCAGGATGTTAAGCTTAAGAAAGCACTTGCATAG
- a CDS encoding CpaF family protein, whose translation MTSLFDKRKERVSTSKLQSYQYENRLVDDLVEHYKARLLRDTNLEALTKLSQGEMRLSIEQYVSQFMAEEKVIISRHDKEILITRILDESVGYGPLEPLINDPSITEVLVNGFNEVYVERYGKLELADISFRDDDHVRHIVDRIVAPLGRRIDESSPMVDARLPDGSRVNAVIPPISLKGTLLSIRKFRKDPFTMEDLIQFDSLNTVMGEFLDGIVKAKMNTLISGGTGSGKTTILNVLAASIPHGERVVTIEDSAELRLNRPNVAGLEARPANVEGSGEVSIRQLVKNSLRMRPDRIIVGEVRSGEAFDMLQAMNTGHEGSLTTVHANSPDDALRRVEAMVVMAGMELPSHIVREYIVGALDIIIQATRLTDGTRKIVSISEVVKRDDGSHDVMEIFHYKRTSMNADGIVTGYFTPTGYIPKCLEKLKVFGISFPDYVFTPVLEEVYQ comes from the coding sequence ATGACATCCTTATTTGATAAACGAAAAGAAAGAGTTAGCACATCAAAGCTGCAATCCTATCAATATGAAAACCGTCTTGTCGATGATTTGGTGGAGCATTATAAGGCAAGGCTCTTAAGGGATACCAATTTAGAGGCGTTAACGAAGCTATCCCAAGGTGAAATGAGGCTGAGTATTGAACAGTATGTCAGCCAATTCATGGCTGAGGAAAAAGTGATTATCTCACGTCATGATAAAGAGATATTAATTACCCGTATTTTGGATGAATCAGTCGGCTACGGACCGCTTGAGCCATTAATCAATGATCCGTCAATCACAGAGGTGTTGGTGAATGGTTTTAATGAAGTGTATGTTGAGCGTTATGGAAAATTAGAATTAGCTGATATATCTTTCCGGGATGATGACCACGTTAGACATATCGTCGATCGAATTGTGGCGCCGCTTGGCCGTAGAATCGATGAAAGCTCTCCAATGGTTGATGCACGCTTACCTGATGGTAGTCGTGTCAACGCAGTTATACCACCAATCAGCCTAAAGGGAACGCTACTGTCCATTCGGAAATTCAGGAAAGATCCGTTTACAATGGAGGACCTGATTCAGTTCGATTCGTTAAACACGGTTATGGGTGAATTCCTTGACGGGATTGTAAAAGCGAAAATGAATACCCTTATTTCGGGCGGAACGGGGAGCGGAAAAACGACGATTCTGAATGTTTTGGCTGCCTCCATTCCTCATGGTGAACGAGTAGTAACGATAGAAGACTCGGCAGAGCTGAGGCTCAATCGTCCGAATGTGGCAGGGCTTGAAGCAAGACCGGCCAACGTTGAAGGTAGCGGGGAAGTATCGATTAGGCAGCTTGTCAAAAATTCCTTACGGATGAGACCGGATCGAATCATTGTCGGAGAGGTCCGCAGCGGAGAAGCCTTTGATATGCTTCAGGCCATGAATACTGGGCATGAAGGGTCATTAACAACCGTCCATGCTAATTCACCGGATGATGCCTTACGTCGTGTTGAGGCAATGGTTGTCATGGCTGGAATGGAGCTCCCTAGTCATATCGTGAGAGAGTATATTGTCGGTGCATTAGATATTATTATTCAGGCCACCCGATTGACAGATGGGACAAGAAAAATTGTTTCAATATCAGAGGTGGTTAAAAGGGATGACGGCTCGCATGACGTAATGGAGATTTTTCATTATAAGAGAACGTCCATGAATGCGGATGGAATCGTTACTGGCTATTTTACTCCTACGGGGTACATTCCGAAATGTCTTGAAAAATTAAAGGTGTTTGGGATTTCCTTCCCCGATTATGTATTCACCCCTGTGTTAGAGGAGGTCTACCAATGA
- a CDS encoding type II secretion system F family protein, with protein MDGMVVIVVCLFLLFIALSLRSYYKYFILKLELKEEVKEKVYIYNAFEKKETRREKAISKILEYADDFSVIGQRINFFSENHEIQKKLMQAGFPYNLTLERFQGLKMFLLVMGLIIGGISLLLRFPYAEAALILYPVAGYMGAVLWLNKKAKQRQESLSFQLPDFLDTMSVTLQAGVGLDQALRDIVPYFEGPIKDEFGRFIHETDVGVPRGNAYQSLLDRNESKEFQMLIKSLIQGERLGVPISRTFKLQAEEMRKIKKEKIKEQAAKASPKVTLITTFIVMPSALLLIGGLMAINMFKDNSGLFDLFK; from the coding sequence ATGGATGGAATGGTTGTAATTGTTGTTTGCTTATTTCTTCTATTTATAGCCCTATCACTTAGAAGCTATTATAAATATTTCATTTTAAAGCTGGAATTGAAGGAAGAGGTAAAAGAAAAGGTCTATATCTATAATGCGTTTGAAAAAAAAGAAACAAGAAGAGAAAAAGCCATCTCGAAGATATTGGAATATGCTGATGATTTTTCAGTTATAGGACAGCGCATTAATTTTTTTAGTGAAAATCATGAGATTCAGAAAAAGTTAATGCAGGCAGGATTTCCTTACAATTTAACGCTGGAAAGATTTCAAGGCTTAAAAATGTTCCTTTTAGTAATGGGGTTAATCATTGGGGGAATTTCACTCCTATTAAGATTTCCATATGCAGAAGCAGCACTCATTCTTTATCCGGTTGCTGGCTATATGGGAGCCGTTTTATGGCTGAATAAAAAGGCAAAGCAGCGTCAAGAGTCATTGTCGTTCCAACTGCCTGATTTTCTGGACACGATGAGTGTGACTTTACAGGCGGGTGTAGGACTAGATCAAGCTTTACGGGATATTGTCCCATATTTTGAAGGACCGATTAAGGATGAATTTGGCCGGTTTATTCATGAAACAGATGTTGGGGTTCCGAGAGGAAATGCCTATCAATCCCTTTTGGACCGTAATGAGAGTAAAGAATTTCAAATGCTGATTAAATCACTTATCCAAGGGGAGCGCTTAGGTGTGCCGATTTCGCGAACCTTTAAGCTTCAGGCTGAAGAGATGAGAAAAATCAAAAAGGAAAAAATCAAAGAGCAGGCAGCAAAGGCCTCACCCAAGGTTACGTTAATTACCACCTTTATCGTGATGCCATCTGCTCTTCTTCTAATCGGAGGCTTAATGGCGATTAACATGTTCAAAGACAACAGTGGGTTATTTGATTTATTTAAATAA